The Suricata suricatta isolate VVHF042 chromosome 4, meerkat_22Aug2017_6uvM2_HiC, whole genome shotgun sequence genome includes a region encoding these proteins:
- the PROM2 gene encoding prominin-2, with translation MTRASNLLAPLLGLGLELGLILSPPGAGAADCGSFGRSEHLAFAPAARVRWLAPRVRPPGPLNSLYGTVRRFLSVVQLNPFPAELVKTLLNEPSSVKVDEVVRYQAGYVVCAVIAGLYLLLVPIAGLCFCCCRCRRRCGGRVKTEHKAMACERGTLMVFLLLTTLVLLIGVVCAFVTNQRMHEQMRPSVEAVPETLLSLRGLVSDVPHELQAVAEQFSLPQKRVLEELDGVGKSIGSTIHTQLKSTVYEALASVSSLGQALQLSMDHLQTLNTTLVELREGQRDLEPAVRERRERLLTLLQEPGCQGCTEAQGRARALELGADFDQVSPVDDVLHRLKGVPEANFSSMVQEENSTFNALPLLAALQTANVVKELKKVIAQKPEGLRTLAEEFPGWEAASRWSQALEEVEQSSRPYLKEVQRYEKYRWILGCVLCSAVLLVVVCNLLGLNLGIWGLSAREDSSHSEAKGEAGARFLMMGVGFSFLLAAPLILLVFATFLVGGNVQTLVCRSWESRELYEFADTPGNLPPSMNLSQLLGLKKNISVLLAYQQCKEGAALWHVLKLNDSYDLEKHLNISQYTTKLQQELGNLKVDVKHLDLLRPAAHRDLKALQSSGIENIHYSSFFVQIQKPVVNTNVEKLAQELEGLARTQGGSVLGQQLQEEAQGLKNLYQEKVLPQQSLVAILNLTVRALASSAPSLQIETSGVLDKVTYLKGELPTWATSILRNESECFLTREMGYFSQYVAWVREEVTQRIATCQPLSRALDNGRVILCDMIADPWNAFWFCLAWCTFFLIPSIIFAVKTSKYFRPIWKRLSSTSSEETQLFHIPRVTSLKL, from the exons ATGACGCGCGCATCCAACCTCCTGGCGCccctgctgggcctggggctggagctggggctGATCCTGAGCCCGCCGGGGGCGGGGGCCGCGGACTGCGGGTCCTTCGGCCGCTCCGAGCACCTGGCGTTCGCCCCGGCCGCCAGGGTCCGTTGGCTGGCCCCTCGCGTCCGCCCGCCGGGGCCCCTGAACTCCCTGTACGGCACCGTGCGCCGCTTCCTCTCCGTGGTTCAGTTGAACCCCTTCCCCGCCG AGCTGGTAAAGACCTTGCTGAATGAGCCGTCCTCTGTGAAGGTGGATGAG GTGGTGCGGTATCAGGCCGGCTATGTGGTGTGTGCTGTGATCGCGGGCCTCTACCTCCTCCTGGTGCCCATCGCTGGGCTCTGTTTCTGTTGCTGCCGCTGCCGCCGGCGCTGTGGGGGCCGAGTGAAGACGGAGCACAAGGCCATGGCTTGTGAGCGAGGAACCCTCATGGTCTTCCTGCTGCTGACCACCCTCGTGCTACT CATTGGTGTGGTCTGTGCCTTTGTCACTAACCAGCGCATGCATGAGCAGATGCGCCCCAGTGTGGAGGCCGTGCCTGAGACTCTGCTCAGCCTCCGGGGTCTGGTCTCCGATGTCCCCCAC GAGCTGCAGGCCGTGGCAGAGCAGTTCTCCCTTCCCCAGAAGCGAGTCTTGGAGGAACTGGATG GTGTCGGCAAGAGCATTGGGAGCACGATCCACACCCAGCTCAAGAGCACCGTGTATGAAGCACTGGCCTCAGTGAGCAGCCTGGGCCAGG CCCTGCAGCTCTCTATGGATCACCTCCAAACTCTGAATACCACCTTGGTGGAGCTGCGGGAGGGCCAGCGGGACCTGGAGCCAGCTGTCCGGGAGCGCCGGGAGCGCCTCCTCACCCTGCTGCAGGAGCCTGGCTGCCAGGGCTGCACAGAGGCCCAGGGCCGGGCCCGTGCCCTGGAGCTGGGAGCTGACTTTGACCAG GTGTCCCCAGTGGATGATGTCCTTCATCGGCTGAAGGGCGTCCCAGAGGCCAATTTCTCCAGCATGGTCCAGGAG GAGAACAGCACCTTCAATGCACTCCCGCTCCTGGCAGCCTTGCAGACGGCCAATGTCGTCAAAG AACTGAAGAAGGTGATAGCCCAGAAGCCTGAAGGGCTGAGGACACTGGCCGAAGAGTTCCCAGGCTGGGAGGCGGCTTCTCGCTGGAGCCAGGCGCTGGAGGAGGTGGAACAGAGTAGCCGCCCCTACCTGAAGGAGGTGCAGAGATACGAGAAATACAG GTGGATTTTGGGCTGTGTGCTGTGCTCCGCAGTCCTGCTCGTGGTGGTCTGTAATCTGTTGGGCCTCAACCTCGGCATTTGGGGGCTGTCTGCCAGGGAGGACTCCAGCCACTCGGAAGCCAAGGGCGAGGCTGGAGCCCGCTTCCTCATGAT ggGTGTGGGCTTCAGCTTCCTCCTTGCTGCACCCCTCATCCTCCTTGTCTTCGCCACCTTCTTGGTGGGCGGTAACGTGCAGACGCTGGTGTGCCGGAGCTGGGAGAGCAGGGAGCTCTACGAG TTTGCAGACACCCCGGGGAACTTGCCCCCATCCATGAACTTGTCTCAGCTTCTTGGCCTGAAGAAGAACATCAGCGTCCTCCTGGCCTATCA GCAATGCAAGGAAGGGGCTGCTCTCTGGCACGTCCTGAAGCTCAATGACTCCTATGACCTGGAGAAGCACCTGAATATCAGCCAG TACACCACCAAGCTGCAACAGGAATTGGGGAACCTTAAAGTAGACGTGAAGCATCTGGACCTGCTGAGACCAGCTGCACACCGGGACCTGAAAGCCTTGCAGAGCAGTGGGATTGAGAACATCCACTATTCCAGCTTCTTTGTTCAG ATCCAGAAGCCTGTGGTGAACACCAATGTGGAGAAGCTGGCCCAGGAGTTGGAAGGACTAGCCCGGACCCAA gGCGGTTCTGTGCTGGGGCAGCAGCTGCAGGAAGAGGCCCAAGGGCTCAAAAACCTCTATCAGGAGAAGGTCCTCCCCCAGCAGAGCCTTGTG GCCATCCTCAACCTCACTGTCAGGGCCCTGGCATCCTCAGCCCCGAGTCTCCAG aTAGAGACCTCTGGTGTCTTGGACAAGGTCACTTACCTAAAAGGAGAACTACCTACTTGGGCCACCAGTATCTTGAGGAAT GAAAGTGAGTGTTTCCTGACCCGAGAGATGGGTTACTTCTCTCAGTACGTGGCCTGGGTAAGAGAGGAG GTGACTCAGCGTATTGCTACCTGCCAGCCTCTCTCCCGAGCCCTGGACAATGGCCGTGTGATCCTGTGTGACATGATCGCTGACCCTTGG AACGCCTTTTGGTTCTGCCTGGCATGGTGCACCTTCTTCCTGATTCCCAGCATCATCTTTGCTGTCAAGACTTCCAAATACTTTCGTCCCATTTGGAAACGCCTCAG CTCCACCAGTTCTGAGGAGACTCAGCTCTTCCACATCCCCCGGGTCACCTCCCTGAAGCTATAG